From the genome of Chanos chanos chromosome 5, fChaCha1.1, whole genome shotgun sequence, one region includes:
- the arhgap17a gene encoding rho GTPase-activating protein 17a, whose protein sequence is MKKQFNRMKQLANQTVGRAEKTEVLSDDLLQIERRMETVRVVSHNTHKRLVTCLQGHIGTDAEKRHKKLPLTALSQAMQDGGSQLGEESLIGKMMELCGEAENRLASELMQHEVQIEKDILDPLNQLAEVDIPNILKQRKQLAKLVLDYDSARARWLQATKSIISGTNTQALTAKADLLKEEMDEALNKVEMCKDQLAADMYNFSSREGDYARHYVMLLEAQADYHRKSLTVLENVLPAIQAQQDSWTEKPAFGTALDEHLKRSGREIALPLEACVMMLLETGMKEEGLFRIAAGASKLKKLKAALDCSTSQLEEFYSDPHAVAGALKSYLRELPEPLMTYQLYDEWIQAANVPDPDKRLQALWVTCDQLPKSNKANFRYLVKFLAKLAQESEINKMTPSNIAIVLGPNLLWTKTEGSLAEMAAATSVHVVSIIEPIIQHVDWFFPEDVEFNVSGMFTMPTPLTNHVNHLTTPDYDSGTTERKRPGSMVGPECEMPRRDSSANKLLDHNPRRGSTLTRKQHASPAFQPPLPPVEAAGTAAGQPVAELLFQQPAPVGLGLEACQPSLALGMAALAAAQQLLAQHTEEISPKSCDPASTPPPQRNGMGGSGQLTVGQVPATSGHSPHMARRGTKKPAPAPPKPPNPPPGQPTGQTAQHPPSGTSQSLTPSSRPASSHSPTSLSPTQLAAQPATAPRRHSSNQPPIQAPNHPPPQPPTQVTPPSQVKSLSQTGREPEGDISPPSTPTPPNTPPPTAANSDGPGTNAFPPFQSGSLPRPRPVPKPRNRPNVPPPPQPPGAGNDSNGICSAAYKMMDSGMSFKPLHRAFIPDLDPQPAPQAKDSELDSESTVL, encoded by the exons ATGAAGAAACAATTCAATCGAATGAAACAACTCGCCAACCAAACAGTTGGCAG ggcagagaaaacagaagtcCTTAGTGATGACCTGTTACAG ATTGAGCGTCGTATGGAAACGGTCCGAGTGGTgtcccacaacacacacaagagacTGGTCACATGTTTACAGGGGCACATAGGAACTGATGCAGAGAAGAGACAT AAAAAGCTCCCCCTGACAGCCTTGTCCCAGGCCATGCAGGATGGAGGGAGTCAGCTAGGGGAGGAGTCTCTTATTGG AAAAATGATGGAGCTTTGTGGAGAAGCAGAAAACCGGCTGGCGTCCGAGCTGATGCAACACGAGGTTCAGATTGAAAAGGACATTTTAGATCCCCTCAATCAGTTAGCTGAG GTGGATATTCCTAACATCCTGAAACAGAGGAAGCAGTTGGCCAAGCTGGTGCTTGACTATGACTCCGCACGGGCTAG GTGGTTGCAGGCAACCAAGTCGATAATCtcaggaacaaacacacaagcgcTAACTGCCAAGGCTGACTTGCTTAAAGAAGAGATGGATGAGGCTTTGAACAAAGTGGAGATGTGCAAG GACCAACTTGCCGCTGACATGTACAATTTCTCTTCAAGGGAAGGGGACTATGCCCGCCATTATGTTATG TTATTAGAGGCGCAAGCGGATTACCATCGAAAATCTCTCACTGTGCTAGAGAATGTCCTGCCTGCCATTCAAGCTCAGCAAG ACTCGTGGACCGAAAAGCCAGCGTTTGGAACAGCCCTCGATGAGCACTTGAAGAGGAGTGGCAGGGAAATAGCATTGCCCTTAGAAGCTTGTGTGATGATGCTACTGGAGACTGGCATGAAGGAAGAG GGCCTTTTCCGCATCGCTGCAGGGGCGTCAAAGCTGAAGAAGCTGAAGGCAGCGCTGGATTGTTCCACCTCTCAGCTAGAGGAATTCTATTCTGACCCTCATGCTGTTGCTG GAGCACTTAAGTCCTATTTGAGGGAACTGCCAGAGCCTCTTATGACTTACCAGCTGTATGATGAGTGGATTCAGGCAGCTAA TGTGCCTGACCCAGACAAACGATTACAAGCATTGTGGGTGACTTGTGATCAGTTACCAAAGAGCAACAAAGCTAATTTCAG GTACCTGGTGAAGTTCCTTGCTAAGCTTGCTCAAGAGAGCGAGATCAATAAGATGACTCCGAGCAACATTGCCATTGTGTTGGGACCCAACCTACTGTGGACCAAAACCgaggg GAGCCTGGCAGAGATGGCTGCCGCTACGTCTGTTCATGTGGTGTCCATTATTGAACCAATCATCCAGCATGTGGACTGGTTTTTCCCTGAAG ATGTGGAGTTCAACGTATCAGGCATGTTCACCATGCCGACGCCTTTGACGAACCACGTAAACCATCTGACCACACCGGACTACGACTCCGGCACTACGGAACGGAAGAGGCCTGGCAGCATGGTGGGACCTGAGTGTGAAATGCCACGTAGAGACAG ctctGCTAACAAATTACTGGATCACAATCCTCGTAGAGGCAGTACTTTAACTAGAAAACAGCATGCTTCGCCTGCCTTCCAACCCCCACTGCCCCCGGTGGAGGCTGCAGGTACTGCAGCAGGGCAGCCTGTTGCTGAGCTCCTGTTCCAGCAGCCTGCGCCGGTGGGCTTGGGCTTGGAGGCTTGCCAACCTAGCTTGGCGCTGGGGATGGCTGCCTTAGCAGCAGCACAGCAGCTTCTCGCCCAGCACACTGAGGAGATCAG cccAAAGTCATGTGATCCTGCATCTACACCCCCACCACAGAGAAATGGGATGGGGGGGTCAGGCCAGCTGACTGTGGGACAAGTGCCAGCAACTTCCGGGCACAGTCCTCACATGGCACGAAGAG GTACCAAGAAGCCAGCCCCTGCCCCACCTAAACCACCAAACCCACCACCAGGGCAGCCAACCGGTCAGACAGCACAGCATCCTCCTTCAGGGACATCTCAGTCCCTAACCCCCTCTTCTAGACCTGCCTCCAGTCACTCTCCCACCAGTCTTAGCCCTACTCAGTTAGCGGCTCAACCCGCTACAGCACCTCGTCGCCACTCAAGCAACCAGCCTCCCATTCAGGCTCCCAACCATCCACCTCCGCAGCCTCCTACACAGGTCACACCCCCTTCTCAAGTCAAATCCCTCAGTCAGACCGGACGAGAGCCGGAAGGGGACATATCCCCACCAAGCACACCCACTCCCCCTAACACCCCGCCACCAACAGCAGCTAACAGTGATGGCCCGGGCACAAATGCCTTCCCTCCATTTCAGTCAGGCTCACTCCCCCGTCCACGGCCTGTGCCTAAACCCCGCAACCGACCAAATGTTCCTCCTCCACCACAGCCGCCAGGAGCCGGGAATGATTCTAATGGTATCTGCAGCGCCGCATACAAAATGATGG ATTCGGGGATGTCATTTAAACCCCTACATCGAGCTTTCATTCCTGACTTGGATCCACAGCCTGCCCCTCAAGCCAAGGACAGCGAGCTTGACTCTGAGAGCACGGTGTTGTAA